A window of the Miscanthus floridulus cultivar M001 chromosome 14, ASM1932011v1, whole genome shotgun sequence genome harbors these coding sequences:
- the LOC136504904 gene encoding LOW QUALITY PROTEIN: calcium-dependent protein kinase 25-like (The sequence of the model RefSeq protein was modified relative to this genomic sequence to represent the inferred CDS: deleted 2 bases in 1 codon), producing the protein MSVAACPPSSEQSRQHACVRSPQAAAMGQCCSKGAGAAAADDDAAPGAKAEAPSCAAWNGGHQRPSSAAAPGGGTAGTNKAAASPSGGRASTSSSKPAGPLGAVLGRPMEDVRATYSMGKELGRGQFGVTHLCTHRATGEKLACKTIAKRKLATKEDVEDVRREVQIMHHLSGQRNVVDLRGAYEDKHNVHLVMELCAGGELFDRIIAKGQYTERGAASLLRTIVQIVHTCHAMGVMHRDIKPENFLLLSKAEDAPLKATDFGLSVFFKEGEVLRDIVGSAYYIAPEVLKRRYGPEADIWSVGVMLYIFLAGVPPFWAENENGIFTAILRGQLDLSSEPWPHISPGAKDLVRKMLHINPKERLTAFQVLNHPWIKEDGDAPDTPLDNVVLNRLKQFRAMNQFKKAALRIIAGCLSEEEITGLKEMFKNIDKDDSGTITLEELKNGLAKHGTKLSDGEIQQLMEAADADGNGLIDYDEFVTATVHMNKLDREEHLYTAFQYFDKDNSGYITRQELEHALKEQGLYDAEKIKEVISDADSDNDGRIDYSEFVAMMRKGTAGAEPMNNKKRRDVVLE; encoded by the exons ATGTCCGTGGCTGCCTGCCCTCCGTCGTCGGAGCAGAGCAGGCAGCACGCGTGCGTC CGTTCCCCGCAGGCCGCAGCCATGGGCCAATGCTGCTCCAAGGgcgccggcgcggcggcggccgacGACGACGCGGCGCCAGGAGCAAAGGCGGAGGCGCCGAGCTGCGCCGCGTGGAACGGCGGCCACCAGCGACcatcgtcggcggcggcgcctggcgGTGGCACTGCTGGTACCAATAAGGCGGCGGCCTCGCCGTCCGGCGGCAGGGCCAGCACGAGCAGCAGCAAGCCAGCAGGCCCCCTTGGCGCGGTGCTGGGGCGGCCGATGGAGGACGTGCGCGCGACCTACTCCATGGGCAAGGAGCTCGGGCGCGGGCAGTTCGGCGTGACGCACCTGTGCACGCACCGTGCCACGGGGGAGAAGCTGGCGTGCAAGACGATCGCGAAGCGGAAGCTGGCGACGAAGGAGGACGTGGAGGACGTGCGGCGGGAGGTGCAGATCATGCACCACCTCTCCGGCCAGCGCAACGTGGTGGACCTCAGGGGCGCCTACGAGGACAAGCACAACGTGCACCTGGTGATGGAGCTCTGCGCCGGCGGCGAGCTCTTCGACCGCATCATCGCGAAAGGGCAGTACACGGAGCGCGGCGCCGCGTCGCTGCTGCGCACCATCGTGCAGATCGTGCACACCTGCCACGCCATGGGGGTGATGCACCGGGACATCAAGCCCGAGAACTTCCTGCTCCTCAGCAAGGCCGAGGACGCGCCGCTCAAGGCCACCGACTTCGGCCTCTCCGTCTTCTTCAAGGAGGGGGAGGTGCTGCGGGACATCGTCGGCAGCGCGTACTACATCGCGCCGGAGGTGCTCAAGAGGAGGTACGGACCGGAGGCCGACATCTGGAGCGTCGGCGTCATGCTCTACATCTTCCTCGCCGGCGTGCCTCCATTCTGGGCAG AAAATGAGAAtggcatcttcaccgccatcctGCGTGGGCAGCTTGACCTCTCCAGCGAACCATGGCCGCATATTTCACCGGGAGCCAAGGATCTCGTCAGGAAGATGCTCCACATCAACCCCAAGGAGCGACTAACAGCGTTCCAGGTCCTCA ATCACCCATGGATCAAAGAAGACGGGGATGCACCTGATACACCACTTGACAATGTTGTCCTCAACAGGCTCAAGCAGTTCAGGGCCATGAACCAGTTCAAGAAAGCAGCGCTGAGG ATCATAGCCGGCTGCCTGTCTGAAGAGGAGATCACTGGGCTCAAGGAGATGTTCAAGAACATCGACAAAGATGACAGCGGGACCATTACGCTTGAAGAGCTCAAAAACGGGCTGGCAAAGCATGGAACCAAGCTATCAGACGGTGAAATTCAGCAACTGATGGAAGCA GCTGATGCTGATGGCAACGGGTTAATTGACTACGACGAGTTCGTCACAGCGACAGTGCACATGAACAAACTGGATAGAGAGGAGCACCTTTACACAGCGTTTCAGTATTTTGACAAGGACAACAGTGG GTACATTACGAGACAAGAGCTTGAGCATGCCTTGAAAGAGCAAGGGTTGTATGACGCAGAGAAAATCAAAGAGGTCATCTCAGATGCCGACTCTGACAAC GATGGAAGGATAGATTATTCAGAGTTTGTGGCGATGATGAGGAAAGGGACCGCTGGTGCTGAGCCAATGAACAACAAGAAGAGGAGAGACGTAGTCCTAGAGTGA